The following coding sequences lie in one Leishmania panamensis strain MHOM/PA/94/PSC-1 chromosome 19 sequence genomic window:
- a CDS encoding kinesin, putative (TriTrypDB/GeneDB-style sysID: LpmP.19.0660.A~partially sequenced tandemly duplicated gene) produces the protein MLAPLSARSTSRRASFAESLSARRASSSAHSARPHLTSVPRSQRSDSICATPTRYRSEVSASARQLRNDVYESPATTKANAMKVYIRVRPFSEREIAQKVTPHSTVRIDAENPCVITILEPARAFRPLSTHIFNCCFWSVFENAKDGVEGGQSDIRNGVDTFLNGGMNSARRSRAQSMMNLSSLPQSACRATRSGLGLDIEGMEASGETP, from the coding sequence atgctggcgcctctctctgctcgcagcacctcgcggcGCGCCAGCTTCGCGGAGTCGTTGTCCGCTCGCCGCGCGAGCTCGTCTGCGCACAGCGCTCGCCCACACCTGACGTCGGTCCCTCGCAGTCAGCGGAGCGATTCCATTTGTGCCACGCCAACGCGCTACCGTAGCGAGGTGTCGGCCAGCGCCCGCCAACTGCGCAATGACGTCTACGAGTCTCCAGCGACCACCAAGGCAAACGCCATGAAGGTGTACATCCGCGTCCGCCCCTTCAGCGAGCGTGAAATTGCGCAGAAGGTGACGCCGCACAGCACTGTGCGCATCGACGCCGAGAACCCGTGCGTGATCACCATCCTCGAGCCGGCGCGGGCTTTTCGCCCTCTGTCCACTCACATTTTCAACTGCTGCTTCTGGTCTGTCTTTGAAAACGCGAAAGACGGCGTCGAGGGGGGTCAGTCCGACATACGCAACGGCGTGGACACGTTCCTCAACGGCGGCATGAACTCTGCTCGCCGCTCTCGCGCGCAGTCGATGATGAACCTCAGCAGTTTGCCGCAGTCCGCCTGCCGCGCAACGCGCTCCGGCTTGGGACTCGATATCGAAGGAATGGAGGCCAGTGGCGAGACGCC
- a CDS encoding kinesin, putative (TriTrypDB/GeneDB-style sysID: LpmP.19.0660.B~partially sequenced tandemly duplicated gene): RYASRAKNIINWVKKNEDPQVVQLRELRAQVADLELRLKEAGGSNYTNEYVRGLEKKLHLAEKKCDEQERIIAGLRAQLEFAGVADPTLAEGYLDPTTRAKEDQQRAKREENLRKQLDKAQMTVAELKAELERRVATIESESLKAMREALQRQEARLAVVATGVSLYHRVLPHFDDIDIVMALVREKETLLQRACEDILDTNTESAAALEKMLREREHDLRETKRLHEEKLAAQAERFCTRLKEASDENAAQQQQLLDRHRDAIAQLEERLQRSREISEIELKRNEEEKEQLKQRMQVAQERMRHEYQQEIERLRARLDGDIGDRHKSVDAVRQLQEMHEREAARLKDEMDHLRRSRDSDCARLQNQLENERLRRESDLMEKDRQARLVRNEVDDAKRAIDKLNDEKGKMEKEYQDQIRGLMQQQEQLVTASNAVLSGWESKSSELEADLHKLRALLYDRDYMHFRQKIREMAFMDRSDFDQKLQELDEKERLQAARINQIISKARRAYDEQSRSLKRFERDIKDRIDRAKATDGSNNSTPRPEGTPPPHNHIDPM; this comes from the coding sequence TCGCTACGCTTCACGAGCGAAGAACATCATCAACTGGGTAAAGAAAAATGAGGATCCGCAGGTTGTGCAGCTTcgcgagctgcgcgcgcagGTAGCGGACCTGGAGCTGCggctgaaggaggcgggtGGCAGCAACTACACGAACGAGTATGTGCGTGGATTAGAGAAGAAGCTTCACCTGGCGGAAAAAAAGTGTGATGAGCAGGAGCGCATCATAGCGGGACTGCGGGCACAGCTGGAGTTTGCCGGTGTCGCTGATCCGACTCTCGCCGAGGGGTATCTGGACCCGACGACGCGCGCCAAGGAGGATCAGCAACgagcgaaaagggaggagaacCTGCGCAAACAGCTGGACAAGGCGCAGATGACGGTTGCTGAGTTAAAGGCTGAGCTCGAGCGCCGCGTTGCGACGATCGAGTCGGAGTCTCTCAAGGCGATGAGGGAAGCCCTGCAGAGGCAGGAGGCTCGACTGgctgtcgtcgccaccgGAGTGAGCCTCTACCACCGAGTGCTCCCTCACTTTGACGACATAGACATCGTTATGGCGCTtgtgagggagaaggagacacTTCTCCAGCGCGCCTGCGAAGACATCTTAGATACTAACACTGAGTCGGCTGCCGCTCTGGAGAAGATGCTAAGAGAGCGCGAGCACGACTTGCGCGAGACGAAGCGGCTTCACGAAGAGAAACTGGCAGCGCAGGCGGAGCGGTTCTGCACGCGGCTGAAGGAAGCGTCCGACGAgaacgcagcgcagcagcagcaacttcTTGATCGCCACCGTGACGCAatcgcgcagctggaggagcgcctGCAACGCAGCCGCGAGATTAGTGAAATAGAGCTCAAGCGTaacgaggaggaaaaggagcagTTGAAGCAGCGGATGCAGGTCGCACAGGAGCGAATGCGCCACGAGTATCAGCAGGAGATCGAGCGCTTGCGGGCCAGACTAGATGGCGACATCGGAGACCGTCACAAGTCTGTTGACGCGGTGCGCCAGCTTCAGGAAATGCATGAGCGTGAGGCGGCACGCTTGAAGGACGAGATGGATCACCTGAGGCGCAGCAGGGATAGCGACTGCGCTCGCCTGCAGAATCAACTGGAGAACGAGCGTTTGCGCCGCGAATCGGACCTGATGGAGAAAGATCGCCAGGCAAGACTCGTTCGCAACGAGGTCGATGATGCGAAGCGCGCAATCGACAAGCTGAACGACGAGAAGGGTaagatggagaaggagtACCAAGACCAGATCCGCGGCTTGATGCAGCAACAGGAGCAGCTCGTTACTGCGAGTAACGCCGTTCTCTCCGGCTGGGAAAGCAAGTCCTCAGAGCTTGAGGCGGATCTGCACAAGCTGCGCGCACTGCTCTACGACAGAGACTACATGCACTTCCGGCAGAAGATCCGAGAAATGGCCTTCATGGACCGCTCCGACTTTGAtcagaagctgcaggagctggacGAGAAGGAACGGCTGCAGGCGGCACGCATTAACCAGATTATATCCAAGGCGCGCCGTGCCTATGATGAGCAGAGCCGTAGCCTGAAGCGATTCGAGCGGGACATCAAGGATCGCATCGACCGTGCCAAGGCAACTGACGGTAGCAATAACAGCACGCCACGACCGGAGGGCACACCCCCTCCTCATAACCACATTGACCCCATGTAA
- a CDS encoding kinesin, putative (TriTrypDB/GeneDB-style sysID: LpmP.19.0670): protein MSTRNNMDGESVSSTNTTASVSPALPKLPHGNESSPTKVFVRVRPFSAAERGKGDSEPTTIVTVSDENSSHITTLDPSKGYQPKTTYIFDRCFNSAAGAEADEAQRLLLGDAENGGKALASMTTLEGVGAEGAMNPILLDYLRRDQAAVYGHVGRPVLLNALAGYNGCVFAYGQTGSGKTYTMMGPPGTLGAAIMGAPAQSRAATGAPTKKFRRAATTYNNSLHWMPDVKADEAADSRFQSFASMTHRTGGHGEAMSVTGDGPSSLDDSMSAPSDVALQQSRHGGQHDSKALYMGSEEGLQGIVPRLVRDLFAELHQKREHDSSHSFRVEVEYYEIYREKVMDLLSSSSGGSGTSGVNSNGNVELRVRHSKSAGPYVENLTKKHVGDEGEVLRLLRHGNLRRRTATTTMNDRSSRSHAIFVLHIVQIRISDKDSSSAKVSSKVNLVDLAGSERTGAHSVEGDQFKEGVVINSSLTVLGRVIDALADKSSGKRNVFCPYRDSVLTWLLMDSLGGNSKTTMVATVSPHPSSFDESCQTLRYASRAKQIVTKVVVNEDPQVRQIRLLTTEVQRLKALLSAEGKSADNDDDVDALQERIDALEKELNETRNELEQKSSELAAICASRRTLSMVPSTLKASNAGAAGTAKELAKAKWDVRRLEAENLLHLQTEQELHTTMERLKALEKKYGQLLSDTKEAQEVAKKRDREKQEKDKLISELQHQLQQQTTRVQAKSLHTGSLYTGSPRPDSEKSAANVSALTTTGMEAVSPTVETNESGKVAGKKKKAKPGTAGSTTTPTNAAQPVSTPRRDSEWLMETERLRAQFEEDKKHLTLQLQERNNAFRLSQLEVKRLKSELKGEQDALYAVEKLLRDQHAEATRRLEEEVQEMKRALKEERRCSKDLRQSLAEPFGERPLFSCAYVAQTVFHDEEGRRSDVQQQEAVARQHVEQAWQLSQLEAAKVAAVERKYAAHLAELQRTAEQHRAHLEEVQAAHTALAEKHAALSEAHRASERTAEVIRQELEEKRAAQEEASHLHQVKASAQQEKANALRELISELEGAATLQAEKEQQLQGQLAYLEEQLCQEQERSKTALQRLEAEWKDQMHAVAAAEEAALRAEREEHATAVASLQAQIQQAEDRLHKSEEARRTQVMRGLEQAREHEAALAMLQSQLEESKKAATAADEVYQGEQAALRQKLIEQEVYASRALALEQELAAAHTQLDRDRRASAKAVSELEEQLTAAQAEHTASVEALQLNAERALAQVADHEKAVQLLRSDLETERAAAQTAAHEHAALSARLVEQLQEQRGQCEAISASLTEKVAELQTKLTVAEETHSTESKRAADAAKAQERALTDLRAELESTQTAHSNAEKMHEEKLREMQSTQARLTQKSQENADALAAQAAQLQARLAATERDSESTLRTLKEEMDTIRTQLQNSEEARRQQIQRSMDQALEHDAALAELRRQVAEEQAAKTAEANRHNEALLNAEKKFAAHQLEASETISGLKQQLEQAHHSAQLRQADATAAQQIVQRELDCTRAELEASEKARAAHIQRSVEKAAAQERTEAKLRAEISCLAARAETADAAHSAQVAELQEYLREQQGAAAAQLAEAAAALESERAKSQQASADHEKSLAAVLDQIASLEAALATSEVAQKAQAQRFMEQSAAHDSAIQAARHDLQRQQAEAADTAAAHAKELREWETKWQQQTASSNAEKESLRREADAQRRAEVDAAVKAHTATEEGLQATLSEVRIRLGEVEALRAAEAMQREQQSSEHAKVFSALQAELHSVHQASAAAAAAHMAAVEQLNSVIAEQKRVKTEEVTAIAEKLRETQRQLFSSEEARRRKVIEKAEAAAAHIMLFDALRRPMEAKHQQKLATLTAAKAAEVEAVQMELAAQRALTQQLQTNLQDARLQVRQMAETQNYVDKQMEVEKQANAELRQSLADTAAQQAASAAVAAGLEVTLEQTKESLAQLVAERTVLSTKLAKAIETVETTRVHLAAVEKIAQQRHEELEAQGAALAEASASVDQLRAEVSALRSQCAETEKVRDALIKQYEEALVAQQVDTVTELEEKFRAMEHEREMVVHKAQETEEALRSVIEKQEKKLKQLREDLEFGASLDQCEAEVVERDSAIGAAASSTGLTVAGSGTRIVSSNTSFSAPGSSAVPVGSGGGFGTMFSSFFSRRNTTAALPVSPAPYASGTGMDDANDLPQTLTRPFSGNNRSRATTPLRRSANGNLYSTSTHLHSSIMSPSLFFGKTNSAGSVAMVASSGAPSASRNAAQGAIEDPGVNEEASTLHARLGIRATNIVLGQK from the coding sequence ATGTCGACACGGAACAACATGGACGGCGAAAGCGTCTCATCCACGAACACGACGGCATCCGTGTCGCCGGCTCTGCCGAAGTTACCGCACGGCAATGAATCCAGTCCCACTAAGGtgtttgtgcgcgtgcgccccTTCAGCGCGGCCGAGCGCGGCAAAGGCGACTCCGAGCCAACGACGATCGTCACAGTCAGCGACGAGAACTCGTCTCACATTACCACGCTGGACCCGAGTAAAGGCTATCAGCCCAAGACGACGTATATCTTCGACCGCTGCTTCAATAGCGCCGCCGGGGCCGAGGCAGACGAGGCGCAGAGGCTTTTGTTGGGCGACGCGGAGAACGGTGGAAAGGCCCTGGCCTCCATGACGACACTCGAGGGGGTCGGTGCAGAAGGCGCAATGAACCCCATTTTGCTGGACTACCTCAGACGCGATCAGGCCGCCGTCTACGGCCACGTCGGCCGCCCAGTGCTGCTCAACGCACTGGCCGGCTACAATGGCTGCGTCTTCGCGTACGGTCAGACCGGAAGCGGGAAGACGTACACGATGATGGGACCGCCCGGAACGCTTGGTGCAGCTATCATGGGTGCGCCTGCACAGTCGAGGGCCGCCACTGGGGCCCCTACTAAGAAAttccgccgcgccgccaccacatACAACAACTCACTGCACTGGATGCCGGACGTGAAGGCAGACGAGGCGGCAGACTCGCGCTTCCAGTCCTTTGCCTCCATGACGCATCGCACCGGCGGCCACGGCGAGGCAATGTCGGTGACGGGAGATGGGCCATCGTCGCTAGATGACAGCATGTCAGCACCTTCGGAtgtggcactgcagcagtcTCGACACGGCGGCCAACACGACAGCAAGGCTCTCTACATGGGGAGCGAGGAGGGTCTTCAGGGCATTGTACCGCGTCTCGTGCGGGATCTGTTCGCGGAGCTCCACCAGAAGCGTGAGCACGACAGCAGCCACTCCTTCCGCGTCGAGGTGGAGTACTACGAGATCTACCGAGAGAAAGTCATGGATCtcctgagcagcagcagcggtggcagtggcacctCTGGCGtcaacagcaacggcaacgtggagctgcgcgtgcggcACAGCAAGTCTGCCGGTCCGTACGTAGAGAATTTAACAAAGAAGCACGTGGGTGATGAGGGAGAGGTATTGCGGCTCCTGCGTCACGGCAacctgcgccggcgcaccgccacgacaACTATGAATGATCGAAGTAGTCGCAGTCACGCCATCTTCGTGCTGCACATTGTGCAGATACGCATCTCCGACAAGGACAGCTCCTCAGCGAAGGTGTCAAGCAAGGTGAACCTCGTCGACCTCGCCGGATCAGAGCGGACGGGAGCGCACAGCGTGGAGGGGGACCAATTCAAGGAGGGCGTCGTGATCAATTCGTCCCTGACGGTGCTCGGCCGTGTCATTGACGCTCTCGCGGACAAGTCATCGGGCAAGCGCAACGTCTTCTGCCCGTATCGCGACTCTGTCCTCACGTGGCTGCTCATGGACTCActcggcggcaacagcaagaCAACCATGGTGGCGACAGTGTCTCCACACCCGTCGAGCTTCGACGAGTCGTGCCAGACGCTGCGGTACGCGAGCCGAGCCAAGCAGATTGTCACTAAAGTGGTTGTCAACGAGGACCCGCAGGTGCGGCAGATCAGGCTGTTGACAACCGAGGTTCAGCGGCTGAAGGCGCTATTGAGTGCTGAGGGCAAGTCTGCGGACAACGATGACGACGTcgacgcgctgcaggagcgcatcgATGCATTGGAGAAGGAGTTAAACGAAACGCGCAACGAGCTGGAGCAGAAGTCGAGCGAGCTTGCCGCCATCTGCGCTTCTCGACGCACCCTGTCGATGGTACCGTCAACGCTCAAAGCCAGTAACGCCGGAGCTGCAGGCACGGCAAAGGAACTGGCAAAGGCCAAGTGGGATGTGCGCCGCTTGGAGGCTGAGAATCTGCTACACCTGCAGACGGAACAGGAGCTGCACACCACGATGGAGCGTCTCAAGGCACTCGAGAAAAAGTACGGACAGCTGCTCAGTGACACCAAAGAAGCGCAAGAAGTTGCCAAAAAGCGAGACAGGGAGAAACAGGAGAAGGACAAGCTCATCAGTGAGTTGCAACACCAACTACAGCAGCAGACTACGCGAGTGCAGGCTAAATCGCTGCACACGGGGAGCCTCTACACCGGGTCACCGCGGCCGGACTCGGAGAAGTCCGCCGCGAATGTGTCTGCACTGACCACCACCGGAATGGAAGCGGTGAGCCCCACCGTGGAGACAAATGAGTCCGGCAAGGTTGctggaaagaaaaagaaagcgaagccCGGCACTGCGGGGAGCACGACAACGCCGACtaacgcagcgcagccggtgtccacgccgcgccgcgacTCGGAGTGGCTCATGGAGACGGAGCGGCTCCGAGCGCAATTTGAGGAAGACAAGAAGCAcctcacgctgcagctgcaggagcgcaacAACGCTTTTCGCTTGAGTCAGCTGGAGGTGAAGCGGTTGAAGAGCGAACTGAAGGGGGAGCAGGACGCACTGTACGCGGTGGAGAAGCTCTTGCGCGACCAGCATGCCGAGGCAACACGAcggctggaggaggaggtgcaggagatGAAGCGCGCGCTCAAAGAGGAGCGCCGGTGCAGTAAAGACCTGCGCCAGTCGCTGGCGGAGCCTTTCGGGGAGCGGCCGCTGTTctcgtgtgcgtatgtggcGCAGACCGTTTTTCACGACGAAGaggggcggcgcagcgacgtgcagcagcaggaggcagtGGCACGGCAGCACGTGGAGCAGGCCTGGCAGCTCTCCCAGCTAGAAGCAGCGAAGGTGGCCGCAGTGGAGCGCAAGTATGCTGCGCACCTCGCCGAGCTACAGCGCACCGCAGAGCAGCATCGCGCTCACCTCGAAGAAGTgcaagcagcgcacacagcgCTGGCGGAGAAGCACGCGGCGTTGTCGGAGGCTCACAGAGCGAGCGAACGCACCGCCGAGGTAATACGCCAGGAGTTAGAGGAGAAACGCGCCGCGCAGGAAGAGGCGTCCCACCTCCACCAGGTGAAGGCGTCTgcgcagcaagagaaggcTAACGCATTGCGCGAGCTGATCTCCGAGCTTGAGGGCGCAGCGACACtgcaggcagagaaggagcagcagctacagGGACAACTCGCCTATCTCGAAGAACAGCTATGCCAAGAGCAGGAACGCAGTAAGACTGCTTTACAGCGTCTGGAAGCGGAGTGGAAGGATCAGATGCACGCCGTAGCCGCTgcagaggaagcggcgctgagagcggaaagggaggaacacgccaccgctgtggcATCGCTGCAGGCACAGATCCAACAGGCGGAGGATAGGCTTCACAAGTCTGAAGAAGCTCGTAGGACGCAGGTGATGCGAGGGCTTGAGCAGGCAAGGGAGCATGAGGCCGCCTTGGCGAtgctgcagtcgcagctgGAGGAAAGCAAGAAGgcggccactgctgccgatGAAGTCTATCAAGGTGaacaggcggcgctgcggcagaaaCTCATCGAGCAAGAGGTATACGCCTCTCGTGCTCTTGCCCTTGAGCAGGAgctcgcagcagctcacACCCAGCTCGACCGGGATCGTCGAGCATCTGCCAAGGCAGTTTCAGAGCTGGAAGAGCAGCtcacagcggcgcaggcggagCACACGGCGTCCGTTGAGGCCCTTCAACTCAACGCTGAACGCGCCTTGGCACAGGTCGCTGACCACGAGAAAGCGGTACAACTGCTTCGCAGTGACCtagagacggagagagcagcggcgcagaccGCAGCGCATGAACATGCCGCTCTTTCGGCAAGgctggtggagcagctgcaagaGCAGCGGGGGCAGTGCGAAGCGATCAGCGCATCCCTCACCGAAAaagtggcggagctgcagacgAAGCTGACGGTCGCCGAGGAGACGCACAGCACGGAGAGCAAGCGTGCTGCCGACGCGGCAAAGGCGCAGGAGAGAGCCCTGACCGACCTTCGCGCTGAGCTCGAGTCGACGCAGACAGCGCACTCCAACGCTGAAAAGATGCACGAAGAGAAGCTGCGAGAGATGCAGAGTACGCAGGCACGACTTACACAGAAGTCGCAGGAGAACGCCGATGCTCTTGCCGCTCAGGCAGCGCAACTGCAAGCTCGCTTGGCTGCCACGGAGAGAGACTCAGAGTCTACGTTGAGGACactgaaggaggagatggacacGATTCGGACGCAGCTCCAGAATTCAGAAGAGGCACGTCGGCAACAGATTCAACGATCCATGGACCAGGCTTTGGAGCACGACGCCGCGttggcggagctgcggcgACAGGTGGCAGAAGAACAGGCAGCCAAGACAGCTGAGGCGAACAGGCACAATGAGGCGTTGCTCAACGCTGAGAAGAAGTTTGCGGCGCATCAGCTGGAAGCCTCGGAGACTATCAGCGGCCTCAaacagcagctggagcaaGCCCACCACAGTGCGCAGCTACGTCAGGCCGatgcgacagcggcgcagcagatcGTTCAGCGGGAGTTGGACTGCACGCGCGCCGAACTGGAGGCTTCTGAGAAAGCTCGAGCGGCGCATATTCAACGCAGTGTCGAAAAGGCGGCAGCACAGGAACGAACGGAGGCCAAACTGCGGGCGGAGATTTCCTGCTTGGCGGCAAGAGCAGAGACAGCAGACGCAGCGCACTCGGCCCAAGTGGCCGAGTTGCAAGAGTACCTTCGTGAGCAGCAGGGtgcggccgcagcgcagctggccgaagcagccgcagcgctggaaAGCGAAAGAGCAAAGTCCCAGCAGGCGTCGGCAGACCATGAAAAGTCTCTCGCCGCTGTCCTTGATCAAATTGCCTCgctggaggcagcgctggccaCGTCGGAGGTGGCACAAAAGGCGCAAGCGCAGCGCTTCATGGAGCAGTCCGCAGCACACGATAGCGCGATTCAGGCTGCAAGGCATGATttgcagcgacagcaggcggaggcggccgacacggcagcggcgcacgcgaaggagctgcgcgagtggGAGACAAAGTGGCAACAGCAAACCGCATCGAGCAACGCCGAGAAGGAGTCCCTTCGCCGGGAAGCAGAtgcgcagcgacgcgctgAAGTGGACGCCGCAGTGAAGGCGCACACGGCCACGGAAGAGGGCCTGCAAGCCACTCTGAGCGAGGTGCGGATTCGActgggagaggtggaggcgttACGCGCGGCAGAAGCGATGCAACGTGAGCAGCAGTCCAGCGAGCACGCCAAGGTGTTCTCTGCGCTGCAAGCGGAGCTGCATAGCGTTCACCAGGCtagtgcagcggcggccgccgcgcatATGGCTGCGGTTGAACAGCTCAACAGCGTCATTGCGGAGCAGAAACGCGTCAAGACCGAGGAGGTCACGGCCATCGCGGAGAAGCTACGGGAGACCCAGAGGCAGCTGTTCAGCTCAGAGGAGGCAAGGAGGCGAAAGGTGATAGAAAAAGccgaggcggccgccgcgcacaTCATGTTGTTTGATGCGCTCCGTCGCCCCATGGAAGCAAAGCATCAACAGAAACTTGCTACCCTCACAGCGGCTAAAGCAGCAgaagtggaggcggtgcagatGGAGCTTGCTGCGCAGCGGGCCCTCACACAACAGCTGCAGACAAACCTCCAAGACGCGCGCCTTCAGGTGCGGCAGATGGCGGAGACCCAAAACTATGTCGACAAGcagatggaggtggagaagcaggCAAACGCTGAACTCCGCCAGAGCTTGGCAGacaccgcggcgcagcaggccGCTAGCGCAGCAGTTGCCGCGGGGCTGGAGGTGACCTTGGAGCAGACGAAGGAGTCCCTTGCCCAGCTCGTCGCGGAGAGGACGGTGTTGTCGACGAAGCTCGCCAAGGCCATCGAGACGGTGGAGACCACCCGCGTGCACCTTGCAGCTGTGGAGAAAatagcgcagcagcgccacgaaGAGCTTGAGGCACAGGGAGCTGCTCTTGCTGAGGCCAGCGCGTCAGTGGACCAGCTGCGTGCAGAGGTAtctgcgctgcgctcgcagtgcgcagagacagagaaggtgCGGGACGCCCTCATCAAACAGTACGAGGAGGCGCTtgtggcgcagcaggtggatACCGTCACGGAGCTGGAGGAAAAGTTCCGCGCAATGGAGCACGAGCGCGAGATGGTGGTGCATAAGGCACAGGAaacagaggaggcgctgcgcagcgtcattgagaagcaggagaagaagcttaagcagctgcgcgaagACCTGGAGTTTGGCGCCAGTCTGGATCAGTGTGAAGCTGAAGTTGTGGAACGCGACAGCGCCattggtgctgccgccagctCAACTGGACTCACTGTCGCCGGCAGCGGGACACGCATCGTTTCTTCGAACACCTCCTTTTCGGCCCCTGGTAGCTCTGCTGTTCCGGTCgggagtggcggcggcttcggCACCATGTTCagctctttcttctcgcgTCGCAAcaccacggcggcgctgccggttTCCCCTGCGCCATATGCGAGCGGTACAGGTATGGACGACGCCAACGACCTTCCACAAACGCTGACGCGTCCCTTCTCTGGGAACAATCGCAGTAGAGCTACGACACCGCTTCGGCGCAGCGCCAATGGCAACCTCTACAGCACGAGCACACACCTCCACTCCTCGATCATGTCGccgtcgctcttcttcgGGAAGACTAACTCAGCGGGGTCGGTGGCGATGGTCGCCAGCTCTGGGGCGCCGTCTGCGTCGCGTAACGCCGCGCAGGGTGCAATCGAGGACCCTGGTGTAAACGAAGAAGCGTCAACGTTGCACGCACGACTTGGCATCCGCGCCACGAACATCGTGCTGGGACAGAAGTGA
- a CDS encoding glycosomal malate dehydrogenase (TriTrypDB/GeneDB-style sysID: LpmP.19.0680) codes for MVNVCVVGAAGGIGQPLSLLLMRQLPYGSTLSLFDVVGAAGVAADLSHVDNVGVQVKYATGKVGVPRDPALAELAKGVDVFVVVAGVPRKPGMTRDDLFKVNAGIMLDLVLTCASSSPRAVFCIVTNPVNSTAAIAAEALKSLGVYDRNRLLGVSLLDGLRATRFINEARKPLAVNQVPVVGGHSDTTIVPLFHQLLGPLPAQGVLDKMVKRVQVAGTEVVKAKAGRGSATLSMAEAGARFTLKVVEGLTGAGNPLVYAYVDTDGQHELPFLAIPVILGRHGIEKRLPIGSLHPTEEKILKEALPEIKSNIEKGKEFARSKL; via the coding sequence ATGGTGAACGTGTGCGTTGTTGGTGCTGCCGGTGGCATTGggcagccgctgtcgctgctgctgatgcgccaGCTGCCGTACGGAAGCACGCTATCGCTGTTCGATGTTgtaggcgctgctggcgtcgcGGCGGACCTGTCACACGTGGACAATGTCGGCGTGCAGGTCAAGTATGCGACAGGCAAGGTTGGTGTCCCCCGCGACCCTGCGCTGGCGGAGCTTGCGAAAGGTGTTGATGTCTTCGTGGTCGTGGCTGGCGTGCCACGCAAACCGGGCATGACACGCGATGACCTGTTCAAGGTCAACGCTGGCATCATGCTGGACCTCGTGTTGACGTGCGCGTCGTCGAGCCCGAGGGCGGTGTTTTGCATTGTAACGAACCCCGTGAACAGCACGGCTGCAATcgcggcagaggcgctgaAGAGCCTTGGCGTGTACGACAGGAACCGGCTGCTgggcgtgtcgctgctggatGGACTGCGCGCGACACGCTTCATCAACGAGGCGCGCAAGCCGTTAGCAGTAAACCAGGTGCCAGTTGTTGGTGGGCACAGCGACACCACGATTGTGCCGCTCTTCCATCAGCTGCTGGGGCCCCTGCCGGCGCAGGGGGTGTTGGATAAGATGGTGAAGCGAGTGCAGGTTGCGGGGACAGAGGTAGTGAAGGCGAAGGCTGGGCGCGGGTCTGCGACGCTGTCGATGGCGGAGGCGGGCGCGCGGTTCACACTGAAGGTTGTGGAGGGCCTGACCGGCGCTGGTAACCCACTGGTGTACGCGTACGTGGACACGGACGGGCAGCATGAGTTACCGTTCCTTGCGATCCCAGTGATCCTTGGCCGTCACGGAATCGAGAAGCGCCTGCCGATTGGTTCGCTGCACCCGACGGAGGAAAAGATActgaaggaggcgctgccgGAGATCAAGAGTAATATCGAGAAGGGCAAAGAGTTCGCGCGGTCGAAGCTTTAA